In the genome of Vicia villosa cultivar HV-30 ecotype Madison, WI linkage group LG7, Vvil1.0, whole genome shotgun sequence, one region contains:
- the LOC131620624 gene encoding probable histone H2B.1 gives MAPKGEKKPAEKKPVEEKKSTIAEKAPAEKKPKAGKKLPKDGGAAAGDKKKKRNKKSVETYKIYIFKVLKQVHPDIGISSKAMGIMNSFINDIFEKLAGESSRLARYNKKPTITSREIQTAVRLVLPGELAKHAVSEGTKAVTKFTSS, from the coding sequence ATGGCGCCAAAGGGAGAGAAGAAGCCCGCGGAGAAGAAACCCGTAGAGGAGAAGAAGTCTACCATAGCAGAGAAAGCTCCGGCTGAGAAGAAGCCAAAGGCCGGAAAGAAGCTACCTAAGGACGGTGGTGCCGCTGCCGGagacaagaaaaagaagagaaacaaGAAGAGCGTGGAGACATACAAGATCTACATTTTCAAAGTTCTGAAGCAAGTTCACCCTGACATTGGTATCTCAAGCAAAGCCATGGGTATCATGAACAGTTTCATCAACGACATTTTCGAGAAGCTTGCTGGTGAATCTTCGAGACTTGCAAGATACAACAAGAAGCCAACGATTACTTCAAGGGAAATTCAGACTGCGGTTAGGCTTGTTCTTCCTGGAGAATTGGCCAAACATGCTGTCTCTGAAGGAACTAAAGCTGTGACTAAGTTTACTAGTTCTTAA
- the LOC131620625 gene encoding histone H4 has protein sequence MSGRGKGGKGLGKGGAKRHRKVLRDNIQGITKPAIRRLARRGGVKRISGLIYEETRGVLKIFLENVIRDAVTYTEHARRKTVTAMDVVYALKRQGRTLYGFGG, from the coding sequence ATGTCAGGAAGAGGTAAAGGAGGAAAGGGTTTGGGAAAGGGTGGAGCAAAGCGTCATCGGAAAGTTCTTAGAGATAACATTCAAGGAATCACCAAACCTGCTATTCGTCGTCTTGCTAGACGTGGTGGTGTGAAGCGTATAAGTGGTTTGATCTATGAAGAAACTCGTGGTGTTCTCAAGATTTTTCTCGAAAATGTTATTCGTGATGCTGTCACTTACACTGAACATGCTCGCCGCAAGACAGTTACTGCCATGGATGTTGTTTATGCGCTCAAGAGGCAAGGAAGGACTCTTTACGGTTTTGGGGGTtag